The DNA window GAACAGGAGTTGACGCTCGAAACGCTGGAACTGTTCGGCGAGATGTACATGACGCTCTCGCTGTTTCCCCTGTTGCTCATCATCATCCTCGTCATCATGAGCATGCTCGGAAAGGCACAGGAGATGCTGCTCTACGGAACGGTGTACGCCCTGATTCCGCTCACCGGCGTCGGCTTTCTCGTGCTCGTCTCGACCGTGAAACAGGACGAGGTGGGGGACGGCTTCCTCGACTCCGGCGACGGCGGCGACCGCCTCGAAACGGTCTCCGGGGCGGGACTCCTCCACCTCGGCCTCGTCGAGGAGTTCGTCGGCGAGTTCTCCGTCTTCGACCGAATCAAAAGCCAAGAGGGAACGCACACCACCCTCGAACTGCTGAAACGGCCGCACGTCTTCTTCCGCGACAACCCGCTGTACGTCCTCGGCATCACGCTCCCGACCTCGATGGTGCTGGTCGCCAGCGCGGTGTGGACGGGGACGGTGGCCTCGTCCGTCGAGGGGTTGCGGGCGAACCCGACGTGGACGACGTTCGTCTACGTCTACATCCCGCTGTACGTGAACGGGGTCCCGCTCGCCGTCTTCCGCGAGTGGAACGTCCGGTCGCGCCACAAGGTGATTCGAAAGCTCTCGGACGACCTGCGTAAGCTGTCGAGCGCGAACGACACCGGTCTGACGCTGCTCGAATCCGTCAAGAACGTGGCCGAAACGTCCTCGGGGAAACTCGCCGACGAGTTCGACCGGATTCACGCCAAGGTCGAATACGGCATGGGCATGAAAGCGGCGCTCATCGAGTTCAACAACCGATACCACATTCCGCGACTCGCCCGAACGGTGAAACTCATCAGCAAGGCACAGGAGGCGTCGAGCCAGATTACGGCGGTTCTGACGACGGCGGCGCAGACGAGCGAGAATCAGGACGACATCGCGCGGGAGCGCCGCTCCCGCGCCCGCATGCAGGTCGTCATCATCATCATGACGTACCTCACCCTGCTCGCGGTGATGGCGATTTTGAAGACCCAGTTCCTCGACGTGATGGCGAACCTCTCGGCGAGTGCGGGCGGAAACGGCGCGTCCGGAGCGAGCATGAGTTCGTCCGGCATGAGTTTCGGCGACGGCATCGATACCGAGACGCTCTCGATGCTCTTTTTCCACGCGGTGACGATACAAGCCATCCTCTCGGGATTCATCAGCGGCTACATCCGCGACGCCGACCTCCTGTCGGGCGTCAAATTCTCGGTCGCGCTGGCGACGACCGCGCTCGGAGTTTGGGTGGTGGTCGGCTGACGATGGACGACAGAGGCCAGACGCTGAACGACTACGTGCTCGGCATCAGCGTCTTCCTGCTGACGGTGGCGTTCGTCGTCGCGTTCCTGCCGGGTATCTTCACCCCGTTCAACGCACCGATTGGCGATTCGACCACCGCTCGGGCGAGCCGCGGCGCGACGTTCATCGTCGGGAACCTCTCCGTCGATGGTCACCCGAACGTGCTCGACCAGGCTCGGACCGCGACGTTCTTCCAGCGGAACGAAACCGAACTCCGCGAGACGCTCGGCTTCCCGCGGACGACGGACGTCAACGTCACCGTCGTCGAGGAGGCGACGCGAACCGTCGCGTGGACCGCGGGCGACGCGCCAGGCGAGCACCCGACTGCCGCGACGGGCCGGGTCGTGCGAATCGGCGCGAAAACCTACCGACTGACGGTGAGAGTATGGTAGACGACAGGGGGCAGGCGTACACGCTGGAAGGGTTCGTCGGCGCGCTCGTCGTGTTGACCGCGCTGCTCTTCGTCTTTCAGTCCATCGTGCTGACGCCGACGACGGCGGGGACGGTGGACCAAGACGTGAAAGCACAACTCCGGGTGCAGGCGAACGACGCGCTTCGAACCGCCGACACCGACGGCGCGCTTCGAAACCTCACCCGCTACTGGAACGCGAGCGGCGGGTTCGCTTACACGAACGGAACCGACGTGGGATACGGAACTCACCCGCCGTGTGCCCCGACCGTCTCGCCGGACGGGACGTGCGATTCGTTCGGCGAGACGCTCCGCGACGTGTTCACCGCCCGCGGCTACACGTACAACCTCTACGTGACCTACCAGCTGGCGAGCGACCCGACGGAAACCGCCACGGAGCGCGTCGTCTACCGCGGGGTTCCGTCGGCGAACGCGGTGACGGCCACCCGCGACGTGGTTCTGTACGACGACCAGCGGTTGACCGCGCCGGAGGACGCCGGAAACGCGACGCTCGAAGCGCTCGGCTCCGGTGGGTTCTACGCGCCCGACGCCAGCGATGGCGTCGTCTACAACGTCGTGGAGGTGCGGTTGGTCGTATGGTAGCCGACGCCGAACGACGAGGCCTCCGCGGCGACGACCGGGGACAACTCATCCTCGTCGGAGCAGTCGTCATCGCCATCGCGCTGGTCGGCGTGGTCGTCGTCCTCAACAGCGTCCTCTACGCGGAGAACGTCGCCAATCGGGAGCCGATTTCGGCCACGCAAGACGTGCGGGACGCACAGACGCTCGTTCGGGAGGACGTCGGCTCGCTGGTCCGGCGGGTGAACGACGACGCGCGATACGACTCGCCGAGCGCGGTCCGAACCGCCGTCAACGGGAGCGTCGCGGAGTACGGGACGCTCATCGGGCTTCGAATCGCCCGGCGCTCTCCGGCGTCGCTGAACCTCTCCGTCACCGACGAAACGGTCGGGACCGGCATCGAACAGGATTCCGGCGGCAACTTCTCGGACGCGGGCGACGGGAGCAACTGGACGGTCGCGCGCAACGCGGACGTTCGGCGGTACGTCGCCACGGTGAACCGGTCGTCGCTCTCGACCGACCCCGACACGGCCTTCGCGGTGACGACGACCGACGGAGCCGCCGACTGGACGCTTTCCGTCTACCGAAACGGGACGAACGTCGTCGTCCGAACGAACGGCTCCGCGACGCCGACGGCGAGTTGTCCGGTCGCCGCGGAGCGCGTTCGAATCGACCTCCGAAACGGCTCGGCGGGTGGATGCTCGTTCACGTTCGCCGACGGCGTGGGCGACGGCTACGACGTCGAGTACCGGAACGGCGTGAACGCGAGCGGGAACTACTCCATCGTCCTCAACGGGACCGACGCGACGATTCCCTCCGGGGCGGTGCACACCGGTTCCTCGGCGTCGCCGTATCGAACGTACGTCGTCTACGACTTCGCGGTGCGGTTGACCTACGCGACGCCGGGACTGACCTACGGAACGCGGATACACACCACCCTCTACGAACCATGATTCCGACGCGACTCACGGCGGACGACCGGGCGGTCTCGACAACGGTCACGTACGTCCTGACGATGGCCATCACCGCGGTGCTCCTCGGCGGACTCATCACCGCCGCCGGGGGTCTCGTGGAGAACCAGCGAACGCAAGCGGTGCGGAACGAACTCGGCGTCGTCGGCGAGCGGATGGCGGGCGAGTTGACGAGCGTTGACGTCCTCGTGCAGGCGGGCGACGACCCCGCGGTTCGACTGCGGGCGCGCCACCCCGAACAGGTCGCGGGGAGGTACTACGCGGTCGAACTCGTGACCGGCGGGACGCCGCCGTGTTCCACCCAGCAGTGTCTCGTCCTCTCGACCGACGACGTGACCGTGACGGTGCCGTTCGCCACTGCGACGCCCGTGCAACCGGGGCGGGTGTCCGGCGGCACCGTCGTCATCGAATACGACGCGGTGAACGGAACGCTCGGGGTGACGAAACCATGACGTTCGACGAACGGGGCGTGAGCGAGGTGCTGGGGTTCATCTTCATCTTCTCGATAATCGTCGCGTCGGTCGGTATCCTCTACGTCAGCGGGGTCGGGTCGCTGACGAGCGCTCGAAACGCGGAACAGTCGCGGAACGCCCAGCGAGCGTTTTCAGCGCTGGCGACGACGTTCGACGACCTGCAACGCGGTCGTGCGCCCGCCCGCGCCGGTGAGATTCGTCTGTCGGGCGGGTCGCTTTCGGTCGAGAACGAGACGGAGCTTCGCGTCGTAGTCGACCAGACGAGTCCGTCCGCGGTGACGCTCAACCGAACGCTGTCGCACGGGTCGCTCGTCTACTCGTTCGACGGGAGCGTCGTTCGGTACGAAGCGGGAGCCGTCTTCGGTCGGAGCGACGGCGGAAGCGTCACCCTCCGCCCTCCGGCGTTCGCGTGCGGTCCCGACCGGGCGTTCGTCTCGTCGGTGTCGGTCGTCGGTGCGGGGGGACCGTCCGCGCTTCGCACGGACGGGTCCGTGCTCCTCGTCGGACGAACCGCGTCGAAGGAACTGGTCTTCCCGACCGACTCGACGCCACAGGACGCGGCGCAAGCCACGACGGTCAGGATAACCGTCGCGTCGTCGCCGGACGACGCGGCGTGGCGTCGGTACTTCGAGGGTACCGGCTGGTCGAAAAACGGGTCGTGGTACGAATGTCACACCCGACGGGCGGTCGTCCGCGAGACGACCGTCGCGTTCTCCGTCCGGGACTGACAATTCCCATCGCGTTTTTCGTTTACAAGCGGTTTTCACCCGTCGGCTCGCTCGATGGTGACCTGATTCATCGTCACGTGGATGCGGAAGTCCTCGGGTTCGCCGACGCTGCCGTCCTCGTGAATCGAGATGAGGACCACCGCGTCGTTGTAATCGGGATCGCCGCTGCCGCATTTCCCCGTCCCGATGTCGTCGGTGGTGGCGTCGGGACAGGAGAGTTCGTACACCAACACGAACTCGTTCGGGTCGAGGTCGAGGTAGCCGGTGTCGTTGATGCGGCCGCCGAGCATCTGGGACATGTTCCGCTGTTCGGGGTTCGCGGAGCCGTAGCCCGGCACCGCCATCCCGTCCGAGAGGAGCACGACGTTCCCCTCGTTCGTCCCCGTTCCATCGGCTTCGACGACGATGTTGGTCATCAGCGACCCTTCGTAGTCGGTCCGGTAGGATTCCCAGACGTAATCGTACCGCTCCCCGCCGGACTCGTACTGGTTGAGCCGCTTCGTCGCCGACGAACCCCAATCGACGGAGCCGATACCGTACGCGGTCCCCTCCACGCTGATGACGTCGCCCGCGGTCACGTTCTCGGAGAAGTGATAGTGCTCGCCGTTGGTCGGGTCGTTGATATCGTGTCTGATGACGTCCGTCGGCCCGACGCCATCGCCCCACGGCTCGTACGTGTCGTCGCCGACGTTGATGCGCATGTTGATGGGAGCGTTGCGCTTCGTGCCGTGGACCTCCCACTCGCCGGTCGTGTCGTTTTGGACCCAGTTCAGGTTGCCCCCGGAGGAGATTTCGGTCCCGAGAACGTCCACGCTGACCGAGGCGTTTCGTTGGGTGCTGACGCTGTTGTCGTCGCTTTCGGCCGTCGAACCGCTCAGAATAACCGTCAGGGACGCGGTTTCGTTCGCGTCGTCCACTGCCACGGTCCCACCATCGACGTGGGTTCGGAAAAAGTCGGCCCACGCCCGGTAGTAGTCGCTCTCGACGGTGAGCGTCGCGTTGTCCGGCGGGGTACACCGCGGGGCGTCGAACGTCTCGCGGAACGCCTCGCTGTCGGCGCGGGACGCCGTGACGTTCTTCGTCGCGCGGAGTCGCTCGACGGGACCGCTGGCGGACCCGGTGACGTTCACCAACTGAAAACTGAAGGTGCCGTTCCGGTACTGCATGTCCGGCGGCGAAATCATGACGCTCCCGTTTTCGGTTCGTTTCCAGACGCCGCCCGCCTGATACGCGACGACTTCGCCGTCCGCGCCGTGATACTCGATGGCACCGAATTCGATTCGCCTGCTACACGCCGGGTTCGACCCGTTCACGAGCGAGATGGTCATCGCCCCGTCGTTCGTGACTTCGACGTTCCCGTCCTGTCCGCCGAAATCGAGGATGTGCTCGTCGTTCGTTCCGAAGGCGACTTGGCTCAATCTGGCGTCCGCCTCCCGCATCGCGTGCTCCGCGTTCTGCACGCCGACCGTCCCCCGAATCTGATGAACGGCCGACGACCCGATGAGGAGGACCCCGACGACGGAAACCGTCACCAATCCGATCATCAAAACGACACCGATGAGCGGGGACTGCCCACGGCGATTTTTCGATTGTATGTCCGATTTCCGATGTGTCATCATTTCGTTTTCCACTTCGAAACTGCATAAATCTATACCAAACAGTCAATAGAAACGAATGGTTGGGGATCGGACGGGACGTGCGAGATTCCCTCAGAAGTCGGCGATTCGTTCGTTGTGGTAGCGGAGAAACTCGCTACCGACGGCGTGGCCCTTTCGAACGGTCAGGGTGTCCCCCACGGACCCGTCGTACGCGTGGTCCAGTTCGTGGGTTTTCGGGTCGATTCGGAGCAACCCGTAGTCCAAATCGCGGTGATGGTTGGGGCAGACGACGAGGAGGTTCTCCGGCATGTCCGGGCCGAAATGGGGGCCACCGAGCGGTTCGATGTGGTGCGCTTCCGCGTAGCCCTCGGTTCGGCTTCGTCGGCGGCGAGTCCCACAGAGCTGACACTCGTAGTCGTAGCGCTCCTTGAGTCGTTCGACTACCTTCCGGTTTCTCGTAACCGTCTCGACGGTCCGTCGGACCCGCTCCGGGTCGTCGGTTCCCTCGGGGAGTTCGGCGGGGGCATCCGGCCTCGCATCGGCGATACGGTCGAACTCGGCGGCGTCGATGTCCGCGAGGTCGAGCGACGCGATTTGGTAGCGCCCCGTGTCGTCCACGAACTCGATTTCGTCGCGGTCACGGAGTTGCTGGAGGATTTGCCGAACCTTCGCCTCGGGATGGTCGTTCCCCGGAAATCGCGTCCGGAGGTGGTCGATGCTGTTCGCGTACACCTCGTCGAGGGTGAAGACGGAACTCCCGGTGTGCGTGCGATGCCGTGCGAGCTCGACGCGAACGGCGTTCCGCCACGTGACCATGCCGCGGTGAACGGATCGGTGGTATATAGATCCTGTCACTCCTCGAACGATTGCGAAACGCGACGGAGGACGAATTCGAAACGCGACGAACCGCGATTCCGTCGAACGAAGATAATCGAGGACAAAATTGATGTTTAAACAACAAATATGTCGTGATATGGTCCTCGAAAACGGCTGGACGGTGTACGACAAACTGGCTGGCGTGTTCGCGCTCGTCCTCATGACGGGTTACTACCTCGTACCTGTTCAAAGCGCGGTCGTGGCGGCGTTCGACGTCGTTCTCGCTCCGTTCGCGGCGCTCGTTCCCGCCTCGGTGTTCCTGTTCGGGTTGGCCGGTGCGACCGGACTGTACTCGACGACTCTTCAGCTCCTCCTCCGAGATTCCGACGCGATGGAGCGATTACAGGAGCGGATGAAAACTCTGCAGGAGAAACTGCAGTCCCCGCCGGACGGCGACGATGCGGGGGCTCTCGAAGACGACCAACGCGAACTGATGCGGTCGTGGGTGGCGATGCTGAAACTACAGTTCCGTCCCTTGGTGTGGAGCATGTTGCTCACGATACCGGTGTTCCTATGGATTCGCTGGGCGATGGCGAATCCCGCGGCGGCGACGGTTCCGGTTGCGCTCTCGCTCCCCGTCGTCGGGCACGTCGCGCTGACCGCCACCCTCGTCGGGCCGGTGGAGGTCTGGCTCGTCTGGTATCTCGGCGGATCGATGTCGTTCAGTTTCGTCTCGCGGCGCGTGCTGTCGCGCGTCCTCGCGTGACCGGAGGAGGACGGACGACGAACGACGAGCGAACGGAAACCGGGACCGGAATTCCTCCACACCCCAACCCGGCGAACCGCCTACGACGGCATGATGACCGCACGCCCCTCGATTTCGCCGTGTTCGAGTTTTTCGGCGACGGTGTTGATGTCGTCGAGGCCGTACCTCGTCGTGTGCAGCGTGACGTCGCCGCGTTCGACGAGTTTGACCAGTTCCTGTAGCTCCGTGTACTTGCCCACCAGCGTTCCGCGGTAGGCGAACTCGCCGTCCACGAGCGACTGGGACGGTTCGTGGATGTGGCCGCCGTAGCCGACGACGTGGTGGTCGCCGCCGGGGGCAACGATGTCCGGGGCGTAGCCAGTCGTCTCGTCCGCGCCCACGAAGTCGATGACTTGCTCGGCACCCGCTCCGTCGGTGATGTCCGCGATGGTGTCGGGGACGTCCTCCGAACTCGGGTCCACCGTGTGGTGTGCGCCGAGTCCGTCGGCCAAGTCGCGGGCGTCCTCCTTCACGTCGAGGGCCGTGATTTCGACGGCGCTCATCGCGTCCAGACACTGGAGGCCGATGTGGCCCAGTCCGCCGACGCCGATGACGACGGCGTGGTCGCCGGGGTTGAGTTCTCGGGTGGCCTTCTTGACCGCGTGGTAGGCCGTGATTCCCGCGTCCGCGTGGGGCGCGATGTCCACGGGGTCCACCCCGTCGGGGAGCGGGATGACCGCCCGCTCGTTGGTCAGCAGGTATTCGGCGAATCCGCCGTCGGTCGTCAGGCCGGGGAACTGGACGTTCTCGCAGTACATGTCCTCGCCGAGGCGGCACTGACGGCACTGGCCGCACGTCATCACCGGATGGCAGATAACCGTGTCACCCTCCTCGACGGTGTGGACCTCGCCGCCGACTTCGACCACCTCCCCGGCGTTCTCGTGCCCGAGCGTCATCGGGAGGTCCTGGTCCACGTACTCCGTCCACATCCCCTCGATGACGTGGTTGTCGGTCTGACACCACCCCGCGCCTTTGACTTCGACCACGACGTGATTCGACCGACTCGGCTCCGGGCGGTCTACCTCGTCGATGCTGAGCGCGTGTTCCATATCCTCGGTGTACTCGTGCAGGCGTGCGGCTTCCATGGCGCGTAGAATAACCGTCGAATTACGCATAAATATTCGTGCACTACTCAATCCGGATATGTGTTTGGGCGCACATATTACATAATTGTAAATGACTGTTATGTGCTAGCAAGCCGTCCATGGGGTCGATATGTACCGCGGAACCGGAGACGGCCAATGGGAGAACGAGGAGGATGTGTTCGTCATCGACTCCCACATTCACTTTTGGGACGCGAGCGAAGAAAACATCATCCACGAGGGCGGCGAGCAGTTCATCCGGTGTTTTTACGATTATCACGCCGGATTCACGCCCGCGGAACGCGAGTGGACGCTGGAGGAGTACCGGAAATACTCGCAAGAGCGCATGATAGAGGACCTGTTCGGCAACGGTGCGGTCGATATGGGAATCTTCCAACCCACGCACTTGGAGGAGTTCTACGACGAGGGGTTCAACACGGTCGATAGGAACGCCGACTTCGCTGACGAACACGAGGACCGCTTCATCGTCAACGGTCGCTTCGACCCCCGCGAGGGTGAGGAGGGACTGCGGGAACTCGAACGCCAGAAGGAGGAGTTCGACATCCAAGGCGTGAAACTCTACACCGCCGAGTGGCTCGGCGATTCGAAGGGTTGGCGACTCGACAGCGAGGAGTCCTTCGAGTTCTTGGAGAAGTGCGCCGAGTTGGGTATCGAGAACATCCACCCGCACAAGGGACCGACGATTCGGCCGCTGAACAAGGACGCCTTCGACGTGAAGGACGTGGACGACGCCGCCACGTCGTTCCCGGACCTCAACTTCGTCGTCGAACACGTCGGGCTGCCGCGGCTGGACGACTTCTGTTGGCTGGCCGCCCAAGAACCCAACGTGTACGGCGGGTTGGCGGTGGCCGCGCCGATGGCACAGAACCGCCCGCGGAAGTTCGGCGAAATCATGGGCGAACTGCTCTACTGGCTCGGCGAGGACCGCCTGCTGTTCGGGAGCGACTACGCGCTGTGGAACCCCGACTGGCTGGTCGAGACGGTGATGAACGCGGAACTGACGGACGACCAGAAGGACGAGTACGGGGTGGAGTTGACGCCCGAAGTCATGCGCAAAATCATGGGCGAGAACGCCGCCCAGTTGTACGACATCGACATCGAGGAGAAAAAGCGTCAGTTCCGCGAGGACGCCATCACCGAACAGTTCGGCTTGGAAACCCACTACGAGACGACGGACTCCACGGCGGCCGACTAACGATGTCCGCGGACGATTCGAACTCCGACGGTTCGGAGCGAGACGGCGGACGGAATCCGACCCGCGCGGCCGTCCGGTCGGCGCTCGCCGAGGTGACCGACCCCGAACTCGACCGGTCCATCGTCGAACTCGAATACATCGACGACATCGCCATCGAACCCGGCGAACCGACGGACCTCGATAGCGCCGGGGAATACGGTAGAATCGGGAAATACGACGGAATCGGGGACCTCGACGGAACCGGGGACCTCGACGGAAGCGACGAGTCCGGCGCGCACGTCGAGGTGAGCTTCACGCTGCCGACGGCGTGGTGTTCACCGGCCTTCGCGTGGATGATGGCCATCGACGGGCGCGAGGCCGTCGAGTCGCTGCCGGGCGTCGCCCGCTGTGAGATGCACCTGAACGACCACATGCACGCCCGCGAGGTCACGGAGGGGGTCAACGGCGGTCGAGGCTTCGAGGAGACGTTCCCCGACGCCGACGGCGGAATCGAGGCGACCCGCGCGACCCTCGACTCGAAGGCTCGACTCGCGCGCCAGTACGTCGCCGTCGAGGCGCTGTTGGCGGCGGGGGTGACCCACGAGCAAATCGCGGCGATGTCTCGCGGGGACTGTCACCGTCTCCCCGGCGGGGAGTCCGTCGCCATCGACGTGCGGGGCGGCGCGCTCGCGGTCGTGGTGGACGCCGACCCGCTGGACCGGTATCTGGCAAAGGCCGAGCGAGTCGGCTGTTTCGCCGACGGCGACGACCGCCTCTTTCGGACGCCGGAGGGCGACCCCATCGACCCGGACCGGGGCGAACTCGTCCACCGGCGCGCGCGGCTCGCCCGGGTGAACATGGACGGTCAAGGCGGCGTCTGTGCCGCCCTTCACGAGGCGCGTCGTTCCGAATCAGCGCGTCGGTAGCCGGGTCTGTCGGGCGCGTTCACAGACCTCCGCTTCGAGGTCCAGCAAGCGTCGCTTCGTCGCGGTCCCGTCAGCCGCCGAATAGCCCTTCAGCGACCCGTCGCTCCCCACGACGCGGTGACAGGGAACCACCAACGGGACGGGGTTTCGACCGCACGCTTGCCCGACGGCGATGGGTGTCGTATCGAGGGCCGTGGCGAGTTCGCCGTACGTCCGCGTTTCTCCGTACGGTATGTCGGCCATCGCGCTCATCACGGTCCCGGTCATCCCGTCGGGAAGGGTGACGCGGAGGTCGAAATCCAGGCGGTCGCCCGATTCGTACTCTCGTATCTGGTCCCGGATTTCGTCGCTCGATTCCGCGACGAGCGACTCGTCGATGTCGATTGTAGTCTCGAAAATATTGACGTTCATGACTGTGTGTTCGATTCGTCCGTGATCCTCGAAGGTCGTCGGAACGGATAACCCCTCACCTCGGACTGAAACTGATAATCCGTCCGAAGCCGACCTCGACCCCGATCCTGACCCCGACCCCGACCGTCTCCGCGACGTACTCGACATCGAGCGACACGACTCTCCCAGATATTAATTACTCTTACTAGAAATAATAATTAAGTACTAAAAGATATGATTAAAATTGTCGTCGGTGGACGGCCGAGACCCGCCTGCATGTGGCAGTCAGTCGGGTGAGCGGTGGCCACCGGCGCAGTGGAGAGACCATGAATACTGACGAGTCAAGCGAATCGACGGGCGACGGCGTAGCGAACGGCGAACGAACGACGGGCGGATTTCATCGTCGGCAGTTCCTGAGTACCGCGGCGGTCGCACTCGGTGGCGCGTTCGCCACCGGCACCGCGAGTGCGGCCTCGAACGACGTCCACACCGAGGCGTTCGACGGGAACGACTGGACGCTTAGCTGGCGCGACGAGTTCGATGCCGGGTACATCGACACCGGCATCTGGAACTTCGAGACCGGGAACAACAACGGGTGGGGGAACAACGAACTCCAGTACTATCGGAGCAATAACGCGTGGACCGAGAACGGTCACCTCGTCATCGAGGCTCGCGAGGAGCAGTACGGCGGGTGTGATTACACCTCCGCGCGGATGACGACCCAAGGCAAGTACAACAAGCAGTACGGGCGGGTGGACGTGCGCGCCAAACTTCCGTACGGACAGGGCATCTGGCCCGCCATCTGGATGCTCGGGTCCGACATCGGGTCGGTCGGCTGGCCCGACTGCGGCGAAATAGACATCATGGAACTCATCGGCTCCGACCCGGACACCGTTCACGGAACCGTCCACGGTCCCGACTCCGGCGGGGCGGGCGTCGGCGGGTCCTACAGCCAAAGCAACTGGTTCTCGGACGCCTACCACACGTTCACGCTGACGTGGTACCCCGACGCCATCAAGTTCTTCGTGGACGGTCAGCAGTTCTTCGTGACCACGCTGTACGACGCGCAGAACGCGGGCCGAGAGTGGGTGTTCGACGACGGACCGTTCTTCTTCCTGCTCAACGTCGCCGTCGGCGGGGACTGGCCCGGCGCGCCGGACGCCAGCACGCAGTTCCCCCAGCGCATGGAGGTTGATTACATCCGAGTCTACGACTGGGTGTGAGCAGGCGCGAGGCGTTTCGGAGAGCGTCGGAGACGGTCGAATGCTATCTTTTTCGGGGCCGTGCGAACGGCAGGGCGCTCATTCATCCCCCTTCGAAGCACCCGGCGTAATTCCCGAAGCGACCGGACAACCACAGGGCTGGCATGCGTGACTGTCCGGCCCGCGCGTCACGACCAGCAGGACGGGCGCGCCACAGCGCGGACAGTCGGGGAACGGTTCTCGGGGCGAATCGTCCGGCGAATTCTCGGAGCACATGGGTTCGAGCGCGTGAACACGGACGCCACCACGGGCGCGATTCCCGACGCTTCGGCTCCCCACTGGGGCTAACGAGGAGTGTGTGGCCCGCGGATGGCTTCCGTGATTCTGTGTGTATGTCCTACCGACATAAATCTATGCTTAGCATATTCAAAAATCTGTCAAACCTATTCTAAAATATGCCTAGCATAGTTTCAATTAGAAAACCGACACATCTATGCGAATACTGGAGCATCCTCCCTCCAGCCAGATGCGCCGCCAACGAGCAGATTGGATGAATCCAGTCGATGACGAAATCATGGAACTCTTAGATGAATCTGGAGCGGGGACACCACAATCGTTGGCGAACGAACTCACCAAGAATAACGACTATATCGGTGTTCGATGCCGAGAACTCGCTTCGAAGGGTTTGTTGGAGCGGCCATCTCGCGGACTCTACGTTTTGACTGATGAAGGGAAGCAGTATCTCGCGGGGGAATTGGACGCGAGCGAGTTGGGGTAGGACGAAAAGAGACGCAGTAGAATAGTAATTCACCAATCAACATGTTTGTAGTTATTATAATATATTTTATATTTATAGAAGGAGTGTTAAATACGTCAATCAAACACTACCTGTAATTCGGGTTCATAATTAAGCACTCCTGACCATCGTAGGTAGAAAATCAGGGCAGGTTCTGGTATCTGTACCTGCTTATTTCGGTCTTTCACATAGTCAAACACAAAGTCTTCTACCTTCTCCGAATCCTTCACCCAATCGCTCATTCGCTCTACGTCTTGAGTGATGTTTCCACTTTGTGGCGATTTTCCATCGCACTCGCCATATATTCTATTTTTCAAACTATTGAGTTTAAAACTTGTGTTTGGTTCATTGATTGCGATACCACGAAGAACAGCATTGTACCGATCTCCTTTGGTCCCATCAATAAAATCATATTTTATATTTGTATTTCCTTTTGCAGCACCACTTATCAGATCATATACTGTAGAATAGGTTTTATTTAGGCCACCCGCTACGTTCCTTAGAACCTGTTTAATTGATTGTTCTTTAGAGTTAATTCCAATTCTTTCTCTTGCTCA is part of the Haladaptatus paucihalophilus DX253 genome and encodes:
- a CDS encoding iron-sulfur cluster assembly protein — protein: MSADDSNSDGSERDGGRNPTRAAVRSALAEVTDPELDRSIVELEYIDDIAIEPGEPTDLDSAGEYGRIGKYDGIGDLDGTGDLDGSDESGAHVEVSFTLPTAWCSPAFAWMMAIDGREAVESLPGVARCEMHLNDHMHAREVTEGVNGGRGFEETFPDADGGIEATRATLDSKARLARQYVAVEALLAAGVTHEQIAAMSRGDCHRLPGGESVAIDVRGGALAVVVDADPLDRYLAKAERVGCFADGDDRLFRTPEGDPIDPDRGELVHRRARLARVNMDGQGGVCAALHEARRSESARR
- a CDS encoding DUF4448 domain-containing protein, with amino-acid sequence MTHRKSDIQSKNRRGQSPLIGVVLMIGLVTVSVVGVLLIGSSAVHQIRGTVGVQNAEHAMREADARLSQVAFGTNDEHILDFGGQDGNVEVTNDGAMTISLVNGSNPACSRRIEFGAIEYHGADGEVVAYQAGGVWKRTENGSVMISPPDMQYRNGTFSFQLVNVTGSASGPVERLRATKNVTASRADSEAFRETFDAPRCTPPDNATLTVESDYYRAWADFFRTHVDGGTVAVDDANETASLTVILSGSTAESDDNSVSTQRNASVSVDVLGTEISSGGNLNWVQNDTTGEWEVHGTKRNAPINMRINVGDDTYEPWGDGVGPTDVIRHDINDPTNGEHYHFSENVTAGDVISVEGTAYGIGSVDWGSSATKRLNQYESGGERYDYVWESYRTDYEGSLMTNIVVEADGTGTNEGNVVLLSDGMAVPGYGSANPEQRNMSQMLGGRINDTGYLDLDPNEFVLVYELSCPDATTDDIGTGKCGSGDPDYNDAVVLISIHEDGSVGEPEDFRIHVTMNQVTIERADG
- a CDS encoding NAD(P)-dependent alcohol dehydrogenase; this translates as MEAARLHEYTEDMEHALSIDEVDRPEPSRSNHVVVEVKGAGWCQTDNHVIEGMWTEYVDQDLPMTLGHENAGEVVEVGGEVHTVEEGDTVICHPVMTCGQCRQCRLGEDMYCENVQFPGLTTDGGFAEYLLTNERAVIPLPDGVDPVDIAPHADAGITAYHAVKKATRELNPGDHAVVIGVGGLGHIGLQCLDAMSAVEITALDVKEDARDLADGLGAHHTVDPSSEDVPDTIADITDGAGAEQVIDFVGADETTGYAPDIVAPGGDHHVVGYGGHIHEPSQSLVDGEFAYRGTLVGKYTELQELVKLVERGDVTLHTTRYGLDDINTVAEKLEHGEIEGRAVIMPS
- a CDS encoding DUF106 domain-containing protein: MVLENGWTVYDKLAGVFALVLMTGYYLVPVQSAVVAAFDVVLAPFAALVPASVFLFGLAGATGLYSTTLQLLLRDSDAMERLQERMKTLQEKLQSPPDGDDAGALEDDQRELMRSWVAMLKLQFRPLVWSMLLTIPVFLWIRWAMANPAAATVPVALSLPVVGHVALTATLVGPVEVWLVWYLGGSMSFSFVSRRVLSRVLA
- a CDS encoding amidohydrolase family protein, with the translated sequence MYRGTGDGQWENEEDVFVIDSHIHFWDASEENIIHEGGEQFIRCFYDYHAGFTPAEREWTLEEYRKYSQERMIEDLFGNGAVDMGIFQPTHLEEFYDEGFNTVDRNADFADEHEDRFIVNGRFDPREGEEGLRELERQKEEFDIQGVKLYTAEWLGDSKGWRLDSEESFEFLEKCAELGIENIHPHKGPTIRPLNKDAFDVKDVDDAATSFPDLNFVVEHVGLPRLDDFCWLAAQEPNVYGGLAVAAPMAQNRPRKFGEIMGELLYWLGEDRLLFGSDYALWNPDWLVETVMNAELTDDQKDEYGVELTPEVMRKIMGENAAQLYDIDIEEKKRQFREDAITEQFGLETHYETTDSTAAD
- a CDS encoding HNH endonuclease, which produces MVTWRNAVRVELARHRTHTGSSVFTLDEVYANSIDHLRTRFPGNDHPEAKVRQILQQLRDRDEIEFVDDTGRYQIASLDLADIDAAEFDRIADARPDAPAELPEGTDDPERVRRTVETVTRNRKVVERLKERYDYECQLCGTRRRRSRTEGYAEAHHIEPLGGPHFGPDMPENLLVVCPNHHRDLDYGLLRIDPKTHELDHAYDGSVGDTLTVRKGHAVGSEFLRYHNERIADF